One segment of Leptospira fainei serovar Hurstbridge str. BUT 6 DNA contains the following:
- a CDS encoding LIC12298 family protein: MMIRSLQDTGTYERNRKGLAGAGFDWRERSRAIEPGSKTFADYLEESFQGDLVQDGNWFSETLSELSKKNLRKI, translated from the coding sequence ATGATGATTCGATCTCTACAAGATACTGGAACATATGAAAGAAACCGTAAGGGTTTAGCGGGTGCCGGGTTCGACTGGAGGGAAAGGAGCCGAGCAATTGAGCCTGGTTCAAAAACCTTCGCGGACTATTTGGAAGAATCCTTCCAAGGCGATCTCGTTCAAGATGGGAATTGGTTTTCGGAAACACTTTCCGAGCTGAGTAAAAAGAATCTAAGAAAGATCTGA
- a CDS encoding ABC transporter ATP-binding protein, producing the protein MIRVEGITKIYSGYSRPWHRLWNALTFGYFGSDIKFKAVDGISFEANKGEILGIIGRNGAGKSTLLKLLTGVSHPDSGRLEKKGSVRSILELGVGFNPELSGEENLYYNGLVWGLDPTELTSSMDEIFRFSGLSEFKKNPLKNYSSGMTMRLGFALATAKRPDILIVDEALAVGDASFQQKCLSRFRKFSEEGTLTLIVSHDLELLKSICTRILILEKGKLVYDGDPIHGFREYMQIIAASSAEEGAQLTPHESILESVQIRLSHGNRINPGLLPVGADVELLVSAKFKEDLKRLTVGFHIDDSRGIRSFGTNTFHLGSELFDVITGEWIHAKFKFPLNFSAGKYSLGIALHSGDSHAEGSYLWQDGILEFELERLDISKFEGVAWIPVEIETKKGPNS; encoded by the coding sequence TTGATACGTGTAGAAGGCATTACTAAGATTTATTCCGGTTATAGTCGTCCCTGGCATAGACTTTGGAATGCACTGACATTCGGGTATTTCGGCTCCGATATCAAATTTAAGGCTGTCGATGGAATTTCTTTCGAAGCAAATAAGGGAGAAATTTTAGGGATTATCGGTCGGAACGGTGCCGGCAAATCCACCCTTTTGAAACTATTAACGGGCGTGTCCCATCCCGATTCCGGGAGATTAGAAAAGAAAGGCTCCGTCCGATCGATTTTAGAATTAGGTGTCGGTTTTAATCCGGAGCTTTCCGGGGAGGAAAATCTTTACTATAATGGATTAGTTTGGGGGTTAGATCCGACCGAATTGACATCATCGATGGATGAGATTTTTCGTTTTTCCGGACTTAGTGAATTCAAAAAGAACCCGTTAAAAAATTATTCCTCCGGAATGACGATGAGATTAGGCTTTGCATTGGCGACTGCAAAGCGCCCGGATATCTTAATCGTGGACGAAGCTCTCGCTGTCGGCGATGCCAGTTTTCAGCAGAAGTGCTTAAGTCGTTTCCGAAAATTCTCCGAGGAAGGAACCCTCACCTTGATCGTCAGCCATGATCTCGAGCTATTAAAATCCATCTGTACTAGAATTCTAATATTAGAAAAAGGTAAGTTAGTTTACGATGGGGATCCCATTCACGGATTTAGAGAGTATATGCAAATTATTGCCGCCTCGTCCGCCGAAGAAGGGGCTCAGCTTACCCCGCATGAATCGATCCTAGAATCCGTCCAAATTCGCTTATCACACGGGAATCGAATTAATCCGGGCTTATTGCCCGTGGGAGCGGATGTCGAATTACTCGTTTCGGCTAAATTCAAGGAGGATTTGAAACGCTTAACGGTGGGATTTCATATAGATGATAGTCGGGGTATTCGTTCGTTCGGTACGAATACTTTTCATCTGGGTAGCGAGTTATTCGACGTTATCACAGGTGAATGGATTCATGCTAAGTTCAAATTTCCTCTGAATTTTTCCGCAGGAAAATATTCCTTAGGGATCGCATTGCATTCCGGAGATAGTCATGCAGAAGGATCATATCTATGGCAGGACGGCATTTTAGAATTTGAGCTAGAGCGTTTAGATATATCCAAGTTCGAAGGAGTCGCCTGGATTCCGGTCGAAATCGAGACGAAAAAAGGGCCGAACTCATAG
- a CDS encoding P-loop NTPase family protein gives MRRLLYFGTLLLPISASPAPPLPIEWIARSWNQEGEISLLGRSESGTKSTRGMLAQAPFSAGSKGQVRLLGIWLNSRDLNASQLRSIDIGYQSPAFESFRLTFQVGGSREVLHSVLGLSHRSGSLEFFLRKSSEEKGYGSILRSSSSSNTRVSLSIEFTQERERTSETRFTIGFAWSWEGITGDVLLREESGELDGAGSFGITKELFKNRESNDKPPIPVVKSESKRLPVSPLTVDELVKAGFSITDSLQLSKWSRSDEQAFREKINSFKPAERKKIFRLLFQKKQKSDGRY, from the coding sequence GTGCGCCGACTCTTATATTTCGGAACCCTACTTCTACCGATCAGCGCTTCTCCGGCCCCTCCGCTTCCTATAGAATGGATTGCACGCTCTTGGAATCAAGAGGGGGAGATTTCACTCTTAGGTCGGAGCGAATCCGGAACCAAATCGACCCGAGGAATGTTAGCACAGGCGCCATTCTCGGCCGGATCGAAAGGACAGGTGCGTCTTCTCGGAATTTGGCTGAACTCTCGAGATTTAAATGCGTCTCAGCTTAGGTCGATTGATATCGGCTATCAATCTCCGGCTTTCGAATCGTTTCGATTAACGTTCCAAGTCGGCGGTTCCCGCGAAGTCTTGCATTCCGTTTTGGGACTTTCTCATCGATCAGGAAGTTTAGAATTCTTCCTTCGAAAAAGTTCCGAAGAAAAAGGATACGGCAGCATACTAAGAAGTAGCTCATCATCAAATACACGCGTAAGCCTGAGCATCGAGTTCACTCAAGAAAGAGAAAGAACTTCCGAAACAAGATTCACTATCGGCTTTGCCTGGAGTTGGGAGGGAATAACCGGCGATGTACTTCTCCGTGAAGAAAGCGGAGAGCTCGACGGAGCCGGATCCTTCGGAATTACAAAGGAACTATTTAAAAACCGGGAATCGAACGACAAGCCGCCAATCCCGGTCGTTAAATCCGAAAGCAAACGGCTTCCCGTGTCGCCCCTAACGGTCGATGAACTCGTAAAAGCGGGCTTTTCGATAACTGATTCGTTACAGCTTTCGAAATGGTCTCGTTCGGATGAACAAGCTTTTCGTGAAAAGATAAATTCTTTCAAGCCTGCGGAACGAAAGAAAATCTTTCGTTTACTCTTTCAAAAAAAGCAAAAATCGGACGGCCGGTATTGA
- a CDS encoding ABC transporter permease yields MRILSVLVRRDYALQYAGSALGLTWMFLQNLSLILIYTVVFYFIGIRTNGEDPIDYFSYVLSGLLFWIPLQEYLIRGTGILTDNRHLIKRSPLGPEIFLWIPFFQYVLHWLITAVPVIIFLLWFGKANWSGIVPGFLAIFATGLFLACIVNYFARINIILRDISPLVRLCSQFLFWGLPVLYQSTGILGKLNIWNPFFFPLELFRSFILSDYESKANFMDFLPFLALFFVIFFLSRAKLNQVVLDHL; encoded by the coding sequence ATGCGAATTCTATCCGTTCTGGTAAGAAGAGATTATGCTCTTCAATATGCAGGATCGGCTTTAGGATTAACTTGGATGTTTTTGCAAAATCTGAGTTTGATTCTGATTTATACCGTCGTATTTTATTTTATAGGAATTCGTACGAACGGAGAAGATCCGATCGATTATTTTTCTTATGTGCTGAGCGGTTTACTTTTTTGGATTCCCCTACAAGAATACCTGATTCGAGGGACCGGAATTTTAACCGACAACCGGCATTTGATTAAACGATCGCCGCTGGGCCCGGAAATCTTCCTATGGATTCCTTTTTTTCAGTATGTATTGCATTGGCTGATTACTGCCGTGCCGGTGATAATCTTCCTATTATGGTTCGGGAAAGCAAATTGGTCCGGCATAGTGCCAGGATTCTTGGCAATCTTCGCGACGGGCTTATTTCTTGCCTGCATCGTCAATTACTTCGCTAGGATCAATATTATTTTGAGGGACATTTCCCCTTTAGTTCGCCTTTGTTCGCAATTTCTTTTTTGGGGATTGCCGGTTCTTTACCAGTCGACAGGGATTTTAGGAAAATTGAATATATGGAATCCGTTTTTCTTTCCGTTGGAGCTTTTTCGATCCTTTATATTGTCCGACTACGAATCGAAAGCGAATTTCATGGATTTCCTACCTTTCCTCGCTTTGTTTTTCGTAATTTTCTTTTTAAGTCGCGCTAAATTAAATCAGGTCGTGTTGGATCACCTTTGA
- a CDS encoding JAB domain-containing protein, producing the protein MILNRFSGTLPDPRTRIRYEADALDDWELIAVLLGKGDRNRSIEDLSREILRVTKGLSGLLSIDVSRNLRVGGLGAAKASVLMAAVELARRLKYKSLQGAIFDPVSLSRYMRTLFLPMRRECFVLATISPAGNLLRAEVVSKGSLEEVGVHPRDLVRLVLNDEASEAILAHNHPGMTSDPSPEDWDVYTRLSSILSELDVNLLDHWIFGIDGIFSCKHSTRLDEE; encoded by the coding sequence CTGATTCTGAATCGGTTTAGCGGAACTCTCCCTGATCCGAGGACACGCATCAGATATGAAGCGGATGCCTTAGATGATTGGGAATTGATTGCAGTCCTTTTGGGGAAAGGGGATCGTAATCGTTCTATAGAGGATCTCAGCCGAGAGATTCTGAGAGTTACGAAAGGACTGAGCGGGCTTCTTTCCATAGATGTGTCCCGTAACTTACGAGTAGGCGGTCTTGGAGCCGCGAAAGCTTCCGTATTAATGGCCGCTGTAGAGCTGGCAAGGCGTTTAAAATACAAATCCTTACAAGGCGCCATTTTCGACCCAGTATCCTTGTCCAGATACATGCGAACCTTATTTCTTCCTATGCGAAGAGAATGCTTTGTGTTGGCCACTATTTCCCCGGCAGGAAATCTACTCCGCGCAGAAGTTGTTTCCAAAGGAAGTTTAGAGGAAGTCGGAGTGCATCCACGTGACTTAGTTCGACTTGTTCTTAATGACGAGGCCTCGGAAGCAATTCTCGCCCATAATCACCCCGGAATGACCTCCGATCCGAGTCCGGAAGATTGGGATGTCTATACGCGCCTTAGTTCCATTCTATCGGAACTAGATGTGAACCTATTAGATCATTGGATTTTTGGAATTGACGGGATCTTTTCTTGCAAACATTCTACTCGCCTAGACGAAGAGTAA
- a CDS encoding UDP-glucose dehydrogenase family protein — protein sequence MKVCVIGSGYVGLVAGACFAEYGNQVICVDKDAKKIEDLKNGIIPIYEPGLSELVQNTWKEKRLEFSTSLKEGVEKSDLIFIAVGTPTSSDGSADLSAVFAVAEEIGKSINGYKVIVDKSTVPVGTAAKVKEFIGKHTKYEYDVVSNPEFLKEGAAIDDFMRPERVVIGSDNDRAGDLVAQLYAPFVLNGNPILRMGTVSAELTKYACNAFLATKISFANEIANLCESVGADYEDVRKGMGTDSRIGRQFLYAGIGYGGSCFPKDVRALIRTSEQYGKPLRIIQEVESVNEDQKVRLYEKIEAFFGKGGVKGKTFAVWGLAFKPGTDDMREAPSIPLLLKLHSEGAKIQAFDPVAKETSENYFKGKIEYSEDAYSALKGADALLLLTEWREFREPDFPRMKQLLKQSVIFDGRNQYRPALLKKEGFQYFSIGKQPV from the coding sequence ATGAAAGTATGCGTTATCGGTAGCGGCTACGTCGGATTAGTAGCAGGAGCTTGCTTTGCAGAATACGGCAACCAAGTCATTTGCGTGGACAAGGACGCCAAAAAGATCGAAGATCTTAAAAACGGTATTATCCCTATTTATGAACCGGGTTTATCCGAGCTTGTTCAAAACACCTGGAAAGAAAAGAGACTCGAATTTTCGACTTCCCTAAAGGAGGGAGTGGAAAAGTCGGATCTGATTTTTATCGCGGTAGGAACTCCCACATCTTCGGACGGATCTGCCGATCTTTCTGCAGTTTTTGCTGTCGCAGAGGAAATCGGAAAATCGATTAACGGATACAAAGTTATCGTCGATAAATCTACGGTTCCGGTCGGTACTGCCGCAAAGGTAAAAGAGTTTATCGGCAAGCATACCAAATACGAATACGATGTGGTATCCAATCCCGAATTTTTAAAGGAAGGGGCGGCGATCGACGATTTTATGCGACCGGAACGAGTCGTGATCGGATCGGATAATGATCGCGCAGGAGATCTGGTCGCGCAATTGTATGCTCCTTTCGTATTGAACGGGAATCCTATTTTGAGAATGGGGACCGTTTCAGCGGAGCTAACTAAGTACGCATGTAACGCATTTCTTGCCACAAAGATTTCGTTTGCGAATGAGATCGCGAATCTCTGCGAATCGGTCGGCGCGGACTACGAAGATGTTCGAAAAGGAATGGGGACAGATTCTCGAATTGGCCGCCAATTTTTATATGCAGGTATCGGCTACGGCGGTTCTTGCTTCCCAAAAGACGTTAGGGCGCTGATTCGCACCTCTGAACAATATGGAAAACCGTTAAGAATTATTCAAGAAGTCGAATCTGTGAACGAGGATCAAAAAGTTCGATTGTATGAAAAGATCGAAGCTTTCTTCGGAAAAGGTGGAGTTAAAGGTAAGACATTCGCGGTCTGGGGTCTTGCATTCAAGCCGGGTACTGACGATATGAGAGAAGCTCCGTCTATACCACTTCTTTTAAAGTTACATTCGGAAGGAGCAAAGATACAAGCATTCGATCCTGTCGCTAAAGAAACTTCGGAAAATTATTTTAAGGGTAAGATCGAATATTCTGAAGATGCGTATTCGGCGCTAAAAGGAGCGGATGCTTTACTACTTTTGACGGAATGGCGGGAATTTCGCGAACCGGACTTCCCTCGGATGAAGCAGCTGCTAAAACAATCGGTTATCTTTGACGGAAGAAATCAGTACAGGCCTGCACTCCTCAAAAAAGAAGGGTTTCAGTATTTTTCCATCGGGAAACAACCGGTTTAA